A region from the Desulfoglaeba alkanexedens ALDC genome encodes:
- the hisG gene encoding ATP phosphoribosyltransferase, with protein MKQLVLGIPKGSLQDATIDLFRKSGWRISLSSRNYFPEINDPEIKCSICRAQEMSRYVENGTFDAGLTGKDWIMENDSDVVVVADLIYSKVSQRPARWVLAVPYDSAIRDVKDLHGKKIATELVNFTRRYFADAGVDVKVEFSWGATEAKVISGLCDAIVEVTETGTTMRANGLRIVKELMQSNTQLIAHRASWEDPWKKEKIEQIALLLQAALRAEDLVGLKMNVPESKINDVIQLLPSLTSPTTAHLYQTDWLSVEVVVSKHVVRELVPQLLKRGAEGIIEYSLNKVI; from the coding sequence GTGAAACAGCTCGTGCTGGGGATTCCCAAAGGCAGCCTGCAGGACGCCACCATCGATCTCTTCCGGAAGTCGGGATGGCGCATTTCGTTGAGCAGCCGGAACTACTTTCCGGAAATCAACGACCCCGAAATCAAGTGTTCCATCTGCCGCGCCCAGGAAATGTCCCGTTACGTGGAAAACGGTACCTTCGATGCTGGACTCACTGGAAAAGACTGGATCATGGAAAACGACTCCGACGTGGTGGTGGTCGCGGACCTGATCTACTCGAAGGTCAGTCAGAGGCCGGCCCGCTGGGTTCTGGCGGTCCCCTACGATTCGGCGATTCGGGACGTGAAGGATCTTCATGGGAAAAAGATCGCCACCGAACTGGTGAACTTCACGCGGCGCTATTTCGCCGATGCGGGCGTCGACGTCAAGGTGGAATTTTCCTGGGGAGCGACGGAAGCCAAGGTGATTTCGGGGCTGTGCGACGCCATCGTGGAAGTCACCGAAACGGGCACCACCATGCGGGCCAACGGCCTCCGGATCGTTAAGGAACTGATGCAGTCCAACACGCAGCTCATCGCCCACCGGGCGTCGTGGGAAGATCCCTGGAAGAAGGAAAAGATCGAACAGATCGCCCTGCTGCTCCAGGCGGCGCTCCGAGCGGAAGACCTGGTGGGTCTCAAGATGAACGTCCCGGAATCCAAGATCAACGACGTGATCCAACTGCTCCCGAGCCTCACCTCACCCACCACCGCACACCTCTACCAGACCGACTGGCTTTCGGTGGAAGTGGTGGTCTCGAAGCATGTGGTACGGGAGCTGGTCCCCCAACTCCTAAAGCGAGGCGCGGAGGGCATCATCGAATACAGCCTGAACAAGGTGATCTGA
- the hisI gene encoding phosphoribosyl-AMP cyclohydrolase, with translation MTAKPDFSKGNGLLPAIVQDAESGEVLMLAFVNEEAWEKTLETGKAHYWSRSRKQLWQKGETSGHVQLVKEIRLDCDLDTLLFKVKQLGGAACHEGYATCFYRRFEGGDLRIVEERVFDPKEVYRK, from the coding sequence TTGACGGCAAAACCCGATTTCAGTAAAGGTAACGGCCTTCTTCCCGCCATCGTTCAGGACGCCGAATCGGGCGAAGTCCTCATGCTCGCATTCGTCAACGAAGAGGCCTGGGAGAAGACTCTGGAAACCGGAAAGGCTCACTACTGGAGCCGCTCCCGCAAGCAACTGTGGCAGAAGGGGGAAACGTCCGGCCATGTTCAGTTGGTGAAAGAAATCCGGCTGGACTGCGATTTGGACACCCTCCTTTTCAAGGTCAAGCAACTGGGTGGAGCCGCCTGCCACGAAGGCTACGCCACCTGCTTTTACCGGCGGTTCGAAGGGGGTGACCTTCGCATCGTTGAGGAACGCGTGTTCGATCCCAAGGAGGTTTACAGGAAGTGA
- the rlmN gene encoding 23S rRNA (adenine(2503)-C(2))-methyltransferase RlmN — MERVFIEDYTLGELESWVEQIGERRFRARQVYRHIYGRLVGTWDECTDLGKLFRAQLEYGTHLHALELREKVRAEDGTIKYLFACRDGALIESVLIPDPPRHTLCVSSQVGCALGCRFCLTGTLGLARNLRTAEIVDQLCQVQRDAGSRFRISNIVFMGMGEPLANFDAVMKALRIFLDPGGLAYSHRKITLSTCGLIPQIKRLGRESPVNLALSLHAPNDAVRSELMPINRKYSLEPLLEACRDYPIPTRKRITFEYILLKGVNDAAIHARELARRLQGIRSKVNLIAFNPHPNLPFESPSEERIRQFQEILRKAGYTATIRESRGSDIHAACGQLAARAAGFS; from the coding sequence ATGGAACGTGTGTTCATCGAGGATTACACGCTGGGCGAACTGGAATCGTGGGTGGAACAGATCGGCGAACGGCGTTTTCGGGCCCGCCAGGTCTACCGGCATATCTACGGCCGCCTGGTCGGCACCTGGGACGAGTGCACCGACCTGGGCAAACTGTTCCGAGCTCAACTGGAATACGGCACGCACCTCCATGCCCTGGAACTGCGCGAGAAGGTTCGAGCCGAAGACGGAACCATCAAATACCTTTTCGCCTGCCGTGACGGGGCCCTTATCGAATCGGTCCTCATTCCGGACCCGCCGCGCCACACACTCTGCGTTTCCAGCCAGGTGGGCTGCGCCCTGGGCTGCCGGTTTTGCCTCACGGGAACCCTGGGGCTCGCGCGCAATCTTCGTACCGCCGAAATCGTCGACCAGTTGTGCCAGGTTCAACGGGACGCCGGCAGCCGATTTCGCATATCCAACATCGTTTTCATGGGCATGGGGGAACCTCTCGCCAACTTCGACGCCGTCATGAAGGCCCTCCGGATCTTTCTCGACCCGGGCGGACTCGCCTATTCCCACCGGAAGATCACGCTGTCTACCTGCGGGCTGATCCCGCAGATCAAACGGCTGGGCCGCGAAAGTCCGGTCAACCTGGCGCTGAGCCTCCACGCGCCCAACGACGCCGTCCGGAGTGAACTGATGCCCATCAACCGAAAGTATTCCCTGGAACCGCTTCTGGAAGCGTGCCGCGATTACCCTATACCGACCCGGAAGCGGATCACCTTCGAATACATCCTGCTCAAAGGCGTGAACGACGCCGCGATCCACGCACGGGAGCTCGCCCGACGGCTCCAAGGCATCCGGTCCAAGGTGAACCTCATCGCGTTCAATCCGCACCCGAACCTGCCCTTTGAGTCGCCTTCCGAAGAGCGCATACGTCAGTTCCAGGAGATTCTCAGGAAGGCGGGGTATACGGCGACGATCCGTGAAAGCCGTGGATCCGACATCCACGCCGCCTGTGGTCAACTGGCGGCCCGTGCGGCGGGGTTCAGCTGA
- a CDS encoding histone deacetylase family protein has translation MLTAPRKLGLVFFPAFDWAISPTHPEREERLLYTQDQVFEEGVLDIEGIEEFKPDLATMQDLRRVHFCAPDEWSVVTESHLISAGGAKTIAMSVLDRKVDRGLALVRPPGHHAMRVVHGARGFCNINIEAMMVEFLRDAYKIDRVAIVDTDCHHGDGTQDIYWHDPDTLYISLHQDGRTLYPGTGFPHELGGPTAVGSTINIPLLPRTSKEGFLQVIDGIVLPILKEFQPELVVNSAGQDNHYTDPITNMNFCAQGYAQLTERLDADIAVLEGGYSIEGALPYVNLGIILAMAGLDYHTVREPDYDPVKIRQSEDTTQYIDSLVGKVIEYWRECPDILEKNRNTKKFDERERTIFYDTDNILENQRERIRVCRDCSGVLSVDSLTDRGYHIFAVHVPRKACKACQELGREWFETANLRSYDRVFLQDRLEREYLIRKR, from the coding sequence ATGCTCACCGCACCGCGAAAGCTGGGCCTGGTTTTCTTTCCCGCCTTCGACTGGGCCATCAGCCCCACGCACCCGGAACGGGAAGAAAGGCTCCTCTACACCCAGGACCAGGTGTTCGAAGAAGGGGTGCTCGATATCGAGGGGATCGAAGAATTCAAGCCCGACCTGGCTACGATGCAGGACCTGCGTCGGGTCCATTTCTGCGCCCCCGACGAATGGAGCGTGGTTACGGAATCCCACCTCATCAGCGCGGGAGGCGCCAAGACCATCGCCATGTCGGTCCTGGACCGCAAGGTGGACCGCGGCCTCGCCCTCGTTCGGCCGCCGGGCCATCACGCCATGCGGGTGGTTCACGGAGCCCGGGGTTTCTGCAACATCAACATCGAAGCGATGATGGTCGAATTCCTGCGGGATGCCTACAAGATCGACCGGGTGGCCATCGTCGACACGGACTGTCATCACGGCGACGGCACCCAGGACATTTACTGGCACGATCCGGACACCCTCTACATCTCACTCCATCAGGACGGCCGGACCCTGTATCCGGGAACGGGCTTCCCTCACGAACTGGGAGGCCCCACCGCCGTCGGAAGTACCATCAACATCCCACTGCTGCCAAGAACCTCGAAAGAAGGCTTCCTCCAGGTGATCGACGGCATCGTGCTCCCGATCCTCAAGGAGTTCCAACCCGAACTGGTGGTCAATTCGGCCGGCCAGGACAACCATTACACCGACCCCATCACGAACATGAACTTCTGCGCCCAGGGCTACGCGCAACTCACCGAGCGCCTCGACGCGGACATCGCGGTCCTGGAAGGCGGCTACTCCATCGAAGGCGCCCTCCCCTACGTAAACCTGGGGATCATCCTGGCGATGGCGGGGCTGGACTACCACACAGTGCGGGAACCCGACTACGATCCCGTAAAAATCCGCCAATCCGAGGATACTACACAGTATATCGACAGTTTGGTGGGGAAAGTCATCGAATATTGGAGAGAATGTCCGGATATTCTCGAAAAAAACCGGAACACCAAGAAATTCGACGAAAGAGAGCGCACCATCTTTTACGATACCGATAACATTCTAGAAAACCAGCGCGAAAGGATCCGCGTGTGCCGGGATTGCAGCGGCGTCCTTTCCGTGGATTCCCTCACAGACCGCGGCTACCATATCTTTGCCGTGCACGTGCCTCGAAAAGCCTGCAAGGCCTGCCAGGAGCTGGGCCGCGAATGGTTCGAAACCGCCAACCTACGTTCCTACGACCGCGTATTCCTGCAGGACCGCCTTGAGAGGGAATACCTCATCCGGAAGAGATGA
- a CDS encoding hydantoinase/oxoprolinase family protein, translated as MIIGLDVGGTHTDVVLLGEEGVLRQVKVPTNPANLLDTVWTGLQEVKAGIHPKELDRIVLSTTLTTNAIVEGKLVPVGVIVSSGPGIDPEAFRIGDHYHVISGSIDHRGREIQPINVSEIESITSRLKKQGVRYVAVVSKFSVRNPKHELQIQETLGDDFEFVVLGHRISGNLNFPRRIATAYLNAAVYPIHKRFFNAVRQSLSTDGLAIPIHVLKADGGTMNMDASLQYPGQSILSGPAASVMGSLPFVQDAEETLVLDVGGTTTDMAVLIRDAPLLDPVGIEVARYRTLIRSLKTVSIGMGGDSAVSVAGGGLRVGPERMGRAMAYGGSVPTPTDALFVLAKDDRGDVDAARRGLEPIAAALGKSLEETAQLVFDTACHRILQAAHQMIQEINGKPVYTVHELLEGYKVNPKSILVLGGPAPFVASRLRELSDYKVRTVPRWEVANAVGAAIARTTCELTLFADTERGIATAPEEDFYQPVKSDFTMEKAVALAKELLRDKALREGADPDDLEMEIIEQQQFNMVRGFYTTGRNLRVKVQVKPGLIRHSRTITQKLNEDLTAAGTGTTGVAG; from the coding sequence ATGATCATAGGACTGGACGTGGGCGGCACTCATACCGATGTGGTGCTCCTGGGTGAGGAAGGCGTTCTGCGGCAGGTCAAGGTTCCGACCAACCCCGCGAACCTGCTGGATACCGTCTGGACGGGCCTCCAGGAGGTGAAGGCCGGGATCCATCCCAAGGAACTCGATCGAATCGTCCTGAGCACCACACTCACCACCAACGCCATCGTGGAAGGAAAACTCGTCCCGGTGGGTGTGATCGTATCGAGCGGACCGGGAATCGACCCGGAGGCGTTTCGCATCGGGGACCATTACCACGTGATTTCGGGTTCCATCGACCACAGGGGACGTGAGATTCAGCCCATCAATGTTTCCGAAATCGAATCCATCACATCGCGCCTCAAGAAGCAGGGTGTCCGTTACGTGGCGGTGGTTTCCAAGTTTTCGGTGAGGAACCCCAAGCATGAACTGCAGATCCAGGAAACCCTCGGGGACGACTTCGAGTTCGTCGTGCTGGGTCACCGCATTTCGGGAAACCTCAATTTTCCGCGCCGCATCGCCACGGCGTATCTCAACGCGGCGGTATATCCCATCCACAAACGCTTTTTCAACGCCGTGCGCCAATCGCTTAGCACCGACGGCCTCGCCATCCCGATCCACGTGCTCAAGGCCGACGGAGGCACCATGAATATGGACGCATCGCTGCAGTACCCGGGGCAAAGCATCCTTTCGGGTCCGGCGGCCAGTGTCATGGGATCGCTTCCGTTCGTGCAGGACGCCGAAGAGACGCTGGTGCTCGATGTGGGAGGCACGACCACGGACATGGCGGTCCTGATTCGCGACGCCCCGCTGCTGGACCCCGTCGGCATCGAAGTAGCCCGGTATCGGACCCTCATCCGTTCCCTGAAGACGGTATCCATCGGCATGGGCGGCGACAGCGCCGTTTCGGTGGCAGGCGGAGGACTTCGAGTGGGTCCGGAACGCATGGGCCGGGCCATGGCCTACGGAGGGTCGGTGCCCACGCCTACCGACGCCTTGTTCGTACTCGCAAAGGACGACCGTGGAGATGTCGACGCCGCGCGCCGCGGTCTGGAACCCATCGCCGCGGCTCTCGGAAAATCGTTGGAAGAAACGGCCCAGCTTGTCTTCGACACCGCCTGCCACCGGATCTTGCAGGCCGCCCACCAGATGATTCAAGAAATCAACGGCAAACCCGTCTACACGGTTCACGAGCTCCTGGAAGGCTACAAAGTGAACCCCAAGTCCATCCTCGTACTGGGAGGCCCCGCACCTTTCGTGGCGTCCCGGTTGAGGGAACTTTCGGACTACAAGGTCCGCACGGTCCCCCGCTGGGAAGTGGCCAACGCCGTAGGCGCCGCCATCGCTCGCACCACCTGCGAACTCACGCTCTTCGCCGACACCGAACGCGGCATCGCCACCGCTCCGGAAGAAGACTTTTACCAGCCGGTGAAAAGCGACTTCACTATGGAGAAGGCCGTCGCTCTCGCGAAGGAACTTCTGCGCGACAAGGCGCTTCGCGAAGGCGCCGACCCCGACGACCTGGAAATGGAAATCATCGAACAGCAGCAGTTCAACATGGTCCGCGGCTTTTACACCACCGGCCGGAACCTCCGGGTAAAAGTCCAGGTGAAACCCGGGCTCATCCGTCACTCCAGAACCATCACGCAAAAGCTGAACGAGGATTTGACCGCCGCCGGAACCGGAACGACCGGAGTCGCCGGGTAA
- a CDS encoding rhomboid family intramembrane serine protease, producing MTYAIIACCVVAFLYELALGREIERFFHLYGLVPIRYTEPKIAAHFSFFEQVLPFFTSMFLHGGWLHLIGNMWTLYIFGDNVESALGRGRYFAFYVLCGLAAALIHLVTNLDSRIPTIGASGAIAGVMGAYFVLYPHARILALVPIFFFLQLVEVPAYVFLGFWFLIQFFSGTLSVLGGQVQAGGIAWWAHIGGFGAGVLLLRVFKVRRTARTIRPVRRWR from the coding sequence GTGACATATGCGATCATCGCCTGCTGCGTGGTGGCCTTTCTTTACGAACTGGCCCTGGGGCGTGAGATCGAGCGGTTTTTTCATCTGTACGGCCTGGTGCCGATTCGGTATACCGAACCGAAAATCGCTGCTCATTTTTCGTTTTTCGAGCAGGTGCTGCCCTTTTTCACGTCCATGTTTCTGCACGGCGGATGGCTGCACCTCATCGGCAATATGTGGACGCTCTACATCTTCGGCGACAACGTGGAAAGCGCTCTGGGAAGAGGCCGATACTTCGCTTTCTATGTTCTTTGCGGGCTGGCGGCCGCGTTGATCCACCTGGTGACCAACCTGGATTCGCGCATTCCGACCATCGGAGCCAGCGGGGCCATCGCCGGCGTGATGGGCGCCTACTTCGTCCTTTACCCCCATGCCCGGATTCTCGCCTTGGTACCCATCTTTTTTTTCCTACAACTGGTGGAAGTGCCGGCTTATGTCTTTCTCGGGTTCTGGTTTCTCATCCAGTTTTTCAGCGGCACCTTATCGGTATTGGGCGGCCAGGTCCAGGCGGGCGGCATCGCCTGGTGGGCGCACATCGGGGGGTTCGGCGCCGGTGTGCTGTTGCTGCGGGTGTTCAAGGTGAGGCGGACCGCTCGAACCATCCGTCCCGTGAGGCGCTGGCGATAG
- a CDS encoding DUF167 domain-containing protein, which produces MACLKPTPSGTVLTVTMQPRAARTELVGLQGEGLKIRVTAPPVEGAANRELAGFLAGLFHVAKGSVTVVQGERSRRKAVLLAGVDLETAERRLRELGVG; this is translated from the coding sequence ATGGCCTGCCTCAAGCCGACGCCTTCGGGAACCGTGCTCACGGTGACGATGCAGCCGCGGGCCGCCCGCACCGAACTGGTGGGACTCCAGGGCGAAGGTCTCAAGATCCGTGTCACTGCTCCACCCGTGGAAGGCGCGGCGAATCGGGAATTAGCCGGGTTTCTCGCCGGGCTGTTTCACGTGGCCAAGGGGAGCGTCACCGTCGTGCAGGGCGAAAGATCGCGCCGGAAGGCGGTCCTTCTGGCCGGAGTGGACCTGGAAACCGCGGAACGCAGGCTGAGAGAACTGGGCGTCGGGTAA
- a CDS encoding acyl-CoA dehydrogenase family protein — MDFELTEEQRIIRDTAVKFAKNELEPVAAELDRTKNRDILKKNLKKLAELGFMGLNVDPAYGGTGAGVVAFSLAMTELGRACASTTVTISVTNMVAEVIQAVGTEAQKKKYIPPLCSGEFAAGSFGLSEAGAGSDPAAIRTSAVKDGADWVLNGSKTWISSAEYAGVFVVWAVTDRDAPKGKGITCFLVEPGTPGFTIGKDEKKLGQHGSSTNELLFEDCRVPEENVLGKLNDGFRIAVSELAGGRIGVGSMALGIGLAAMDFATRYAKERIQFDVPIVKHQAIQWMIADNYTRLEAARLLLLRAGFLKEQKKPYSKEASMGKVYATEAANKACYDAIQILGGYGYTQDFPVERHYRDVRVTSIYEGTSEIQRIIIARELLK, encoded by the coding sequence ATGGATTTCGAACTGACCGAAGAACAAAGGATCATTCGGGATACGGCCGTCAAGTTCGCAAAGAACGAACTGGAACCCGTCGCAGCGGAACTGGACCGCACAAAAAACCGTGACATCCTGAAGAAAAACCTGAAAAAGCTTGCGGAACTGGGCTTCATGGGTTTGAACGTGGATCCGGCCTACGGCGGGACCGGAGCGGGCGTGGTGGCTTTTTCGCTGGCCATGACGGAACTCGGGCGGGCCTGCGCATCTACTACGGTGACCATTTCGGTGACCAACATGGTGGCCGAAGTGATCCAGGCGGTGGGGACCGAGGCGCAAAAGAAGAAATACATTCCGCCCCTTTGCAGTGGTGAATTCGCCGCGGGGAGCTTCGGGCTTTCCGAAGCGGGAGCCGGTTCGGACCCTGCCGCCATCCGCACCAGCGCGGTGAAAGACGGCGCTGACTGGGTGCTGAACGGCAGCAAGACGTGGATTTCCAGTGCCGAATACGCCGGAGTGTTCGTGGTGTGGGCCGTGACCGACAGGGACGCCCCCAAGGGAAAGGGCATCACCTGTTTCCTGGTGGAACCGGGAACCCCCGGCTTCACCATCGGAAAGGATGAAAAGAAGCTGGGTCAGCACGGATCGTCCACCAACGAACTTCTCTTTGAAGACTGCCGGGTTCCGGAAGAAAACGTGCTGGGTAAGCTGAACGACGGCTTCCGGATCGCCGTCTCTGAACTGGCCGGGGGGCGGATCGGCGTCGGATCCATGGCGCTCGGCATCGGTTTGGCGGCCATGGATTTCGCCACCCGTTACGCCAAGGAACGCATCCAGTTCGATGTGCCCATCGTCAAGCACCAGGCTATCCAGTGGATGATCGCCGACAATTACACGAGGCTGGAAGCCGCGCGGCTGCTGCTGCTTCGAGCGGGCTTTCTCAAGGAACAGAAGAAACCCTACTCGAAGGAAGCGTCCATGGGGAAGGTCTACGCGACGGAAGCGGCCAACAAGGCCTGTTACGACGCTATCCAGATTCTCGGCGGTTACGGCTACACCCAGGATTTTCCGGTCGAACGCCACTACCGGGATGTGCGGGTGACGAGCATCTACGAAGGAACCAGCGAAATCCAGCGGATCATCATCGCGCGGGAGCTCCTGAAATAA
- a CDS encoding nitroreductase family protein: protein MAEVMKAIQERRSVRNYEDKDVPEELLNQVLEAVKWAPSWANTQCWEVVVVRDPAVKERLQATLAKGNPAAKAIVNAPVVLAMCGKLQSSGYYKNEVTTKFGDWFLFDLGIATQNLCLAAHDAGLATVIVGLLDHDKAAQVLGVPHGYELVVLVPLGYPSKVPSAPKRREVSEFTHREKF, encoded by the coding sequence ATGGCGGAAGTGATGAAGGCGATCCAGGAGAGACGAAGTGTCCGGAATTATGAAGACAAGGACGTCCCGGAAGAACTTCTGAACCAGGTGCTGGAGGCGGTGAAATGGGCGCCTTCCTGGGCCAACACCCAGTGCTGGGAAGTGGTCGTGGTGCGCGACCCGGCGGTTAAAGAGAGACTACAGGCCACTCTGGCGAAAGGCAATCCCGCCGCCAAGGCCATCGTGAACGCCCCTGTGGTTCTCGCCATGTGCGGCAAGCTTCAGAGTTCCGGTTACTATAAGAACGAAGTCACCACCAAGTTTGGAGACTGGTTCCTTTTCGACCTGGGGATCGCCACCCAGAATCTTTGCCTTGCCGCCCACGATGCCGGCCTGGCAACGGTGATCGTCGGTCTTTTGGACCATGACAAGGCCGCGCAAGTCCTGGGGGTTCCCCATGGCTATGAACTGGTGGTGCTCGTGCCCCTCGGCTACCCGTCCAAGGTTCCTTCGGCGCCCAAGCGCCGTGAGGTCAGCGAGTTCACTCACCGGGAAAAGTTTTAG
- a CDS encoding RluA family pseudouridine synthase, with translation MSVMKTEHPTHHFFDPRWPVLYEDNHLLGLYKPAGLLVQGDRTRDPSLLDLAKAWLKQRYRKPGNVFLGLVHRIDRPVAGVVLFARTSKAAARLSEQFRSGTVTKEYLAVVEGVVPDEAGVLHNHMVPGRERSSRILPAPAERSRHARLSYRRLAVSGTRCLLSVRLETGRKHQIRVQFSSRGFPLAGDLRYGAPAPLPDGQVALLAWKLVLTHPTREETIVLESPVPEGWPWPCPISTPRVPWSFEELAFSLPAEVFRTAPFSSRNGRR, from the coding sequence ATGTCGGTAATGAAAACGGAACATCCGACCCATCATTTTTTCGATCCTCGGTGGCCGGTCCTCTACGAAGACAACCACCTGCTCGGCCTTTATAAGCCGGCCGGGCTCCTGGTTCAAGGCGACCGCACCCGGGACCCCTCCCTTCTCGACCTGGCGAAGGCCTGGCTGAAGCAACGGTACCGAAAGCCCGGGAACGTCTTCCTGGGCCTGGTCCACCGGATCGACCGCCCGGTGGCCGGCGTGGTCCTCTTCGCCAGAACATCCAAGGCCGCCGCGCGCCTTTCCGAGCAGTTCCGAAGCGGAACCGTCACCAAGGAGTACCTCGCGGTGGTGGAAGGCGTCGTGCCCGATGAAGCCGGCGTTCTGCACAACCACATGGTCCCGGGGAGAGAACGATCCAGCCGAATCCTCCCGGCACCCGCCGAGAGAAGCCGCCATGCACGGCTTTCCTACAGGCGGCTCGCGGTATCCGGCACGCGCTGTCTCCTGTCAGTCCGATTGGAGACCGGTCGAAAGCACCAGATACGGGTGCAGTTTTCAAGCAGGGGCTTCCCGCTCGCCGGCGATCTCCGCTACGGGGCTCCCGCCCCGCTGCCCGACGGCCAGGTGGCGCTTCTCGCCTGGAAGCTTGTGCTGACCCATCCCACGCGCGAAGAAACCATCGTCCTCGAAAGCCCGGTTCCGGAAGGCTGGCCCTGGCCATGCCCGATTTCCACGCCCCGGGTCCCCTGGAGTTTCGAAGAACTGGCCTTCAGCCTGCCGGCGGAGGTATTTCGTACCGCCCCTTTTTCCAGCCGGAACGGCCGGCGTTGA
- the rsmG gene encoding 16S rRNA (guanine(527)-N(7))-methyltransferase RsmG — MTRFERSADTLPVPAGRDGMRQILTRCGITFTDAQLDRLWTYHQLLRRYNPELNLTRIHNFANMVMKLYVDSILPGRMAELPSPLMDLGTGPGMPGIPLKIAHPHLHLLLAESRGKRVEFLKTVCRELGFDDVEIIGRGIEADFAVPVRGVVTRAVEAMAATLSRVRGCVEKGGRVLFMKGPNCDAEIAEALRTHEGSFILEADTRYVLPGTPHRRRLVVFQRVDEPVSRSNESPGSPRRTVKRIESAQNPVFKELKRLLYGRGVKKAGKTLVAGSKLTADVAARHRDRVEGWISRGDEPPPPADLEERVSWIALAPSLFDELDVFGTRCPMLLAGVPDMPAWEPASGLQKGCSLLIPFQDPENVGAVVRSAVAFGVERIVLLEESAHPFHPKALRASGGAAFQARFLRGPSLSQLPRTLPILPLSQDGMPLEGVDFPEAFGLLPGIEGAGLPAAWRFRAIAVPISPEVESLNAATATAIVLYEWSRRRRIEDAS, encoded by the coding sequence ATGACGCGCTTTGAGCGCTCCGCCGACACGCTGCCTGTTCCGGCCGGCCGGGATGGCATGCGGCAGATCCTGACCCGCTGCGGCATCACCTTTACGGACGCCCAGTTGGACCGCCTCTGGACCTACCACCAACTGCTCCGCCGTTACAATCCGGAACTGAATCTCACGCGCATTCACAATTTCGCCAACATGGTGATGAAGCTCTACGTGGACTCCATTCTGCCCGGCCGGATGGCGGAACTCCCGTCGCCGCTCATGGACCTGGGAACGGGGCCGGGCATGCCGGGCATCCCCCTCAAGATCGCTCATCCCCACCTCCACTTGCTCCTCGCCGAAAGCCGCGGGAAACGCGTGGAATTTCTAAAAACGGTCTGCCGCGAACTGGGTTTCGACGACGTGGAGATCATCGGCAGAGGTATTGAAGCGGATTTCGCCGTTCCGGTCCGAGGCGTCGTCACTCGGGCGGTGGAAGCCATGGCGGCGACCCTGAGTCGCGTGCGGGGATGCGTGGAAAAGGGCGGCCGGGTGCTGTTCATGAAAGGACCCAACTGTGATGCGGAAATCGCCGAAGCGCTGCGAACTCACGAGGGATCGTTCATCCTTGAAGCGGACACGCGTTACGTCCTTCCGGGAACGCCTCATCGTCGGCGGCTCGTGGTATTCCAGCGCGTCGACGAACCCGTGTCGCGTTCCAACGAATCGCCGGGCTCCCCAAGGCGGACCGTGAAACGGATCGAAAGCGCCCAGAACCCTGTCTTCAAGGAGCTGAAACGACTCCTTTACGGCCGCGGTGTCAAGAAAGCGGGGAAAACGCTTGTGGCCGGCTCGAAGCTGACAGCCGATGTGGCGGCGCGTCACCGGGATAGGGTGGAGGGCTGGATCAGCCGCGGCGATGAGCCGCCGCCTCCGGCCGACCTGGAGGAACGGGTCTCGTGGATCGCGCTGGCTCCTTCGCTTTTCGACGAACTGGACGTGTTCGGAACCCGGTGCCCCATGCTTCTGGCCGGTGTTCCCGACATGCCGGCCTGGGAACCCGCCTCGGGGCTTCAGAAAGGATGCAGCCTTCTCATCCCCTTCCAGGATCCGGAAAACGTGGGTGCGGTGGTTCGTTCCGCGGTGGCCTTCGGGGTCGAACGGATCGTTCTTCTGGAAGAAAGCGCCCATCCGTTTCATCCCAAGGCGCTGAGAGCGTCGGGAGGCGCCGCCTTTCAGGCGCGCTTTCTGAGGGGACCCTCCCTGTCACAGCTGCCTCGAACACTACCCATCCTCCCGCTTTCCCAAGACGGGATGCCCCTGGAGGGAGTCGACTTTCCCGAGGCGTTTGGACTGCTGCCGGGCATCGAGGGGGCGGGGCTTCCCGCCGCCTGGCGCTTTCGGGCGATCGCCGTTCCCATCTCCCCCGAGGTGGAATCCCTCAACGCCGCCACCGCCACCGCCATCGTGCTCTACGAATGGTCCCGCCGCAGGAGGATCGAGGATGCCTCTTGA